The Cyprinus carpio isolate SPL01 unplaced genomic scaffold, ASM1834038v1 S000000001, whole genome shotgun sequence sequence GCGTACAGTTAGACAGGAGCTGCAGATGCTTCACGGGGCGGCTGTCTCATTTAGCATCTCTCCAGCCTGTTCTCCAGCCATGGTATACAATATCCAAGGAGCCTTTACCGCACCTAAGCTCGGGCTAGGCCAGCACACGTATCCCGTCAAAGCACTGCAGAGCAAATACAGACATTTGAAGAAGCTTTCTATCCCTTCATTCAAGGACATTGTCCCGGTACTGCTCATTGGCTCAGACCACCCTCACTTGGTGACTCCAGTTGAGCCAGTCATCTTTGGTCCCCCTGGTGCACCGGTTGCTGTCCGCACCCGTCTCGGATGGACGCTGGAAGGTCCGACCAACAATCTAAAGCAGTACCTTATCGAACAACGCTGTCTTTTCACCACCTTCGGGGCTCCTCCAGCTGACATCTACCAGCATGTCGAAAGGCTTTGGCAGCTGGACGTCCTCCCATGGCGCAGCGAAAAGGCCAGTACGAGGTCACGACAGGACAAGGAGGCCCTTGAATGCTTGGATAAACAGACGGTGCGAGTACATGTTAATGGTGTTCACCGCTATGCCACACCTCTTCTCCGCGTGAAGAACTTTCCCCAGCTCTGCGCACCAAAGGAGGCAGTACTTCCTCAGCTCCGGAATACGGAAAGGCGGCTGGCGAAGAACCCTGAGATGGCCCAAGTCTACAACGCAGAGATCCAGAGACTTGAACAGGCTGGTTATGTGGCGAAACTACCCCCTGGCACAGAGAACACCTCAAGTAGCTGGTACATCCCTCACCATCTTGTCGAACACAATGGCAAGCACAGAGTGGTTTTTAATTGCTCTTTCCAGTACAGCGCCACTGACTTGAACAAACTCCTGCTCCCTGGTCCAACCCTTGGTCCACCACTCCTTTCAGTTCTCCTGCGATTCAGAGAACATTGTGTGGCCTTCAGCAGTGACATACGGGGGATGTTTCATCAGGTCAGGCTCCTTCCAGAGGATGAGCCTCTCCTTCGCTTCCTCTGGAGGGAGCTCAAGCGTGATGAACAACCTACAGTCTACCAGTGGAAGGTGCTTCCCTTCGGCACTACCTGTAGCCCCTGCTGTGCTACATATGCCCTACAGAAGCATGTCACTGATCATACTCATCCAGCTGATGCAGTGAGAGACTCTGTGTTAAGACATTTCTACGTGGATAACTGTCTACAAAGCGTGCCTACAGTTGAAGATGCCAAGCCCATCATTGACAAACTGCAGACTCTCCTTGCCGAGGGAGGCTTTGAGCTACGCCAGTGGGCCAGTACACATCCAGACACCATCCGTCACCTCCCTGCTGAGGCAAGATCGGCTAGTGCTGAAAAGTGGATCGCACAGGGTCACCCAGGTCAAGAAGAATCAGCCCTGGGCCTGCAGTGGGACTGTCGAGAGGACACCCTGTCCTTTAAGTGTCGAGAGTCTGTAGCCACTGAAGAAGTTGTCACTATGCGCTCCATCTATAAAGTGGTGGCAAGCCAATACGATCCCCTTGGCTTTCTAGTACCTTACACCACCAGGGCCAAAGTTGTCATCCAACACCTGTGGGACAAAAAGCGAGACTGGGATGACCCTGCTCTGCCAGATCACCTGCTAGCCGCATGGAGAGAGTGGGAGGACGAGTTACCTCACCTACAGAGCATAGCACTTCCAATGTGTTACACTGGCCGTGAGTTAGACAATCCCACCTGTGAGCGCGAGATCCACGTGTTCTGTGATGCCTCGGAGCGAGCCTATGGCTCTGTGGCATACCTCCGAACAGAGAATCCTCATGGAGTCGTCCAAGTAGCTTTCGTCACCGCAAGATCCAGAGTTGCTCCAAAAAAAGCAGCAGTCAATCCCACGGCTGGAGTTATGCGCTGCTCTGACCGGAGCACAAATGGCTCGGATCCTCAAATCTGAAACTCACACTGCCCATCCAGCGGGTGGTGCTCTGGTCGGACTCTACTACCGTGCTCAAGTGGCTGCAGTCGGAGTCATGCCGATTCAAAGTGTTTGTTGGTACACGCGTGGCAGAGATTCAAGATCTCACCGAGGGCGACACATGGTGGTACGTGGACTCT is a genomic window containing:
- the LOC109084751 gene encoding uncharacterized protein LOC109084751, yielding MVYNIQGAFTAPKLGLGQHTYPVKALQSKYRHLKKLSIPSFKDIVPVLLIGSDHPHLVTPVEPVIFGPPGAPVAVRTRLGWTLEGPTNNLKQYLIEQRCLFTTFGAPPADIYQHVERLWQLDVLPWRSEKASTRSRQDKEALECLDKQTVRVHVNGVHRYATPLLRVKNFPQLCAPKEAVLPQLRNTERRLAKNPEMAQVYNAEIQRLEQAGYVAKLPPGTENTSSSWYIPHHLVEHNGKHRVVFNCSFQYSATDLNKLLLPGPTLGPPLLSVLLRFREHCVAFSSDIRGMFHQVRLLPEDEPLLRFLWRELKRDEQPTVYQWKVLPFGTTCSPCCATYALQKHVTDHTHPADAVRDSVLRHFYVDNCLQSVPTVEDAKPIIDKLQTLLAEGGFELRQWASTHPDTIRHLPAEARSASAEKWIAQGHPGQEESALGLQWDCREDTLSFKCRESVATEEVVTMRSIYKVVASQYDPLGFLVPYTTRAKVVIQHLWDKKRDWDDPALPDHLLAAWREWEDELPHLQSIALPMCYTGRELDNPTCEREIHVFCDASERAYGSVAYLRTENPHGVVQVAFVTARSRVAPKKAAVNPTAGVMRCSDRSTNGSDPQI